CCTCTACCAACAGGTTCAGAGCCTTGCAATTCTGGAAGAGCGCGACCGTCTGGCGCGCGAGATGCACGATAGCCTGGGACAGAGCCTGGGATACCTCAATCTCAAGTCCAAGCTGGCCGAGGACCTGGTCCTGGCGGGCAGGACATCAGAAGCGCAGGAGGAGCTGGCTCAGATCCGGCTGACGATTTATGAGACCTACGATGAGGTCCGCCACGCGATACTGGGTCTGAGGACCGCCGGCGTGCAGCAAGACCTCGAAGCCACGCTGCGGGGCCAGATCGGGCGGCTCCGGGAGCAGTGCGGGATCCCGGTGGACTTCGAGGTCCGGGGCTCCATTCCGGCCGTACCAGCGCTTGCCGCAGTCCAGGTGACGCGCATCGTACAGGAGGCGCTGACCAACGTCCGCAAGCACGCGCGGGCAGGCGCGGTGCGGGTGGATCTGGCAGCCGAAGAAGGCCGCCTGGTAGTGCGCGTCAGCGATGACGGCTGCGGTTTCGATGTGGGGGCCGTGCAGAGAGCCGCGGGTGCCCGATTCGGACTGGAGACGATGCGCGAGCGGGCCGAGAGCATTGGCGGTACGCTGGAGATCACCTCCGCACCTGGGCAGGGGACCACGGTGGCCCTCCTGGTCCCGCTGGCATAGAGCGATGATGAGGGTGAGATGAGGGTGGGATGATGGACAAGATCCGCGTGCTTCTCGCCGACGATCACGCCTTGTTCCGCCGTGGGCTGGCGAGCCTGCTGGCGAGCCAGCCGGACATCGAGGTCGTTGGCGAGGCCGGAGATGGCAATGAGGCGATCGAGCGCGCCAGGGAGCTCATGCCGGACGTGGTGCTGATGGACGTTCGCATGCCGGGCGTCGGAGGACTGGAGGCGACCCGGCGCCTCAAGGAAGAGATGCCATACGTGAGGATCGTGATGCTGACGGTGTCCGAGAGCGAGGACGACCTGTTTGGAGCGCTCAAGAACGGCGCGCAAGGCTACCTGCTGAAGAACCTGGACCCCGATGACCTGATCGCCTGTCTGCACCAGGTACAGCGAGGGGAGGCACCGCTCGCACCGCCGATGGCCGCCAAGATCCTGCGCGAGTTCGCCGCGCCCTCACCCAGGCCGGGGCCGGCGCTGACCCCGCGCGAGCGGCAGGTGCTCGAGCTGGTAGCTAAGGGCGATGCCAACAAGGAGATAGCGCGCCACCTTCAGATCTCCGAGAACACCGTGAAGAACCACCTGCGTAACATCCTGGAGAAGCTGCACCTTCAGAACCGCGTGCAGGCGGTCATGTACGCTCTTCGCGAGGGGCTGATAACCCCGCCTGACTCCTAGACAATCAGCCCGACCCCCCTTCTGTCTCTCGTGGAGTGGCCTGGCCCGTAGGGACTACCCACGCCTAGTCAATCAGGACTCTCTGCTGCTGGTGCTGGCTATCCGCCCGAACGGGAACGACATGCTTCGATCTTCCCCCGCCATATGGCTCTATGCACCGATGGGATCGCGGCCCAGCTCCGCCTACGATGTGAGCAGGAGGACGCGATCATGCGCTGCCGGGTCCTGATCTGGTCTGAACGCAGTGCCTTCGTCCGGGCGATCCGGAGTCTG
This DNA window, taken from Armatimonadota bacterium, encodes the following:
- a CDS encoding response regulator transcription factor yields the protein MDKIRVLLADDHALFRRGLASLLASQPDIEVVGEAGDGNEAIERARELMPDVVLMDVRMPGVGGLEATRRLKEEMPYVRIVMLTVSESEDDLFGALKNGAQGYLLKNLDPDDLIACLHQVQRGEAPLAPPMAAKILREFAAPSPRPGPALTPRERQVLELVAKGDANKEIARHLQISENTVKNHLRNILEKLHLQNRVQAVMYALREGLITPPDS